The genomic DNA AGTGCCCAAATAGGTCTGGGTATGGCGATCGATGCCTAACCCAATCTCCGGCATCCAAAATGGTCTCTCCGTCTGGCGCTGGTAAACACCTCCCTCCAGGCGATAAACCTCCAAGGGGTCATGGTGATCCCGTTGCCAAAACTCCGGGTTATAGACAACGTAATAGAGCACCCCCATTTGGCGATAAATGTCGAGCTTATGGTCATACTCCCCCCTAGCGGTGTAGGACACCAGTTCCAAGGCCAGGAGGGGAACCACACCCCCCTCAGCCCAGACCGCATAGCTGCGTCGGGACTTGCCCTCTTTCTTGCGTTCCACCCCTAAGCTGAGAAAGGCATCGGGGACAATGGGGATTCTGGGATTGTCTCCTGTGGTGTGGTAGAGGGCCATATCGACCCCAAAGAACCAATCTTGGCGGTGTTGCCAGATGCGGGAGAGGGTAGCCAGCAGGAGATTGGGCAGCAGGTTCTGGTCTTCGTTATCCACAGGGGTATCGTCGGAACAGGGCAGTTCCTCAGGGGATGGGAGGTGGAGGCGGTGGGGCTGTTGGTCGGTGATGAGCATAGGGAGAGGGGCGCAACCGCAACGGCTGGGGGTGATTCGATTGTAGCGAAGAGTTGGGAGAACACCCTCTCGCTGACATCCAGCAGGTTATTGTTGGCTCTCCGAACCCGGGTCAATGTTGGCTGGTGCGATGCCTAGGGAGTGCGATGGCTGTAATCCGCAGTGCTCTAACAATTCTTCGATGCCGTCACAAATGAGGATGGGGATGCCTAAGGCGGCGGCGACTTCGGCTACGGTGCGATCGTCCAAGAAGCGGCGATCGTCCCCCCGATCGAGGGTTCCCTGTTGCAACATCACTGAGGGCAACAGCAGTCCCTCCCCCAGATCCCGATCCTGGAGTCCCGCCACTAGATCCTGGCCCGTCAGTAAGCCGGTGACCGTCAGGGCTTGTCCCCAATAGTCGCTGGCCAGCCCCACCAGGGTCACCGATAGCCCTGCTACGCCATTGAGGCGATCGGCGATCGGCCCAAACGCCTGCTCCACCACATTGCCCACCACCCAGGTTAACCGGCGGGGGGGATGCACGTGGGCGGGTAAAGCCTGGGTTGCCGCCATGAAGGACTGGAGGAACGATCGGATTGAACCTACCCCATCTTCCAATTGGGGGAAATCTTCGTAAATCGCCACCGGGGGTAAGGGTTGCCCCGCAATCAAAAACCACTCATCGGCCAACCAGGCTAAGCGGGTGCCGTAATCCCGCAGAAATTCTGCCTGGAGCGCCTGGACTTGGGCGATCACCGCTGTGGCATCGGCGGGGGTGACGGGACGCAGTTCATCGGCACTGGGGCGAAACCGGGTCAGCCCCACGGGCACCACTGCCGCCGACAGAACCCCCGGCACCTCCCCCTGGTGCAAGGCGGCTAAATCCCGCAGCGTGCGATCCAAATGCACCCCATCATTGATGTCCGGGCAGACCACCACCTGGGTATGAACCGGCAGTTCATGGTCTCGGAACCAGGCCAGGTGTTCTCGAATTTGGCCAGCGCGGGGATTTTTGAGGAGGCGGGTGCGCACCGCTGGCTCCGTAGCATGGACTGACACATAGAGGGGGGAGAGGCGCAGGCGATCGATGCGATCCCATTCTGCCGGGGTCAGGTTGGTGAGGGTGAGGTAAGACCCATAGAGAAAACTGAGGCGGTAGTCATCGTCTTTGAGGTATAAACTGGCCCGCTTGCCGGGGGGTTGCTGATCAATAAAGCAAAAGGGACAGCGGTTGTTGCACTGGATTAAGCCGTCAAAGAGGGCGGTTTCAAAGGCTAATCCCAAATCTTCGTCGTAGTCTTTCTCAATTTCGATCTGATGGCTGCGGCCTCCACGGTCTAGCACCTCTAACTCCAAAAATTCATCGCCACAGAGAAAGCGGTAATCGATCAGATCCCGAGGGGTGGTGCCGTTGATGGACACCAGACGATCGCCCGGTTCAAAGCCCATTTCAGCGGCGATGGAGTCGGGGATGACCTGGCTAATGGTGGCGGGTTGGACGGTGCGATCGCTCACAATACTGGTTAAGAGACGGGTTCAGGGGGGTCTGGCTTCATCGTAAACCAGACAGGGCGATCGCCCCAATGGCTACCCCAAAGGCAAGGCGATACCAGACAAAGACCCAGGTGTTTTGGGTTTGCAGAAAGCGCAGCAACCAGGCAATGGAGGCATAGGAAAAGAACGCCGCCGATAGCAAGCCCACCCCCACGGGTATCCAATCTGCTTGGGACATACCTGTGTCCAGTAAGTCCTTAAGTTCCACCAACCCCGCTAGGGTAATAGCTGGAATCCCCAGCAAAAACGAGAACCGGGCCGCTGCTGCCCGCTCCAGGCCCATCCAGAGTCCAGCGGTCAGGGTGGATCCCGATCGGGACACCCCCGGCATAATGGCCAAGGCTTGGGCAAAACCCATGAGAATTCCATCCCCCAGGGTCAGGGCCGTAAAGTCCCGTTGCCGACTGCCCCAGCGCTCTGCTGCCCCCAGGAGCAAGGCCATGACAATGGACACCGTGGCGATGCTGATGAGGCTGCGCAGGGGGGAATTATCGAAATCTTTGACCCACACCTTAATGGCTAGACCACAGACCAAAATCGGGAGGGTGCCCAGGACAATGCCCAGGCTCATGCGAAATTCCTGTTTTTGGAAATCTTGGGTGCGCAGGGCTTCCCCAGTGCCCTGGGCGAGGGTGACTAAGTCTCCCCAGAAGTACCACAGCACGGCGGCAATGCTGCCCAATTGAATGATGGCGGTGAAGGCCACCCCCGGATCCCCCCAACCCAGGAGGACGGGAACCACTTTGAGGTGGGCGGTGCTGCTGATGGGTAAAAATTCTGTCAGTCCCTGCACCATGCCCAGGATCAGCCCTTGGAACCAGGTGAGGGATTGGGTAGCCGTGGCGGGTTCTACGCCTCCTAGGGGTTCAAGGCCGGTTACCTTCTGGCTGAGTAGGGTCTCTGATACACCGAGTCCACCGAGAACAAAGCCGGGGCAATACATAGTCATGGGGTGACGT from Prochlorothrix hollandica PCC 9006 = CALU 1027 includes the following:
- a CDS encoding Uma2 family endonuclease, producing the protein MLITDQQPHRLHLPSPEELPCSDDTPVDNEDQNLLPNLLLATLSRIWQHRQDWFFGVDMALYHTTGDNPRIPIVPDAFLSLGVERKKEGKSRRSYAVWAEGGVVPLLALELVSYTARGEYDHKLDIYRQMGVLYYVVYNPEFWQRDHHDPLEVYRLEGGVYQRQTERPFWMPEIGLGIDRHTQTYLGTEQELLMWFDAAQQVYALPEVSREELLGAQRQAERERRRAERARLRAEQERLRAEQEQQRAEQEQQRAEQERQRATAAEEQTQKLADYLRSLGLDPHNLP
- a CDS encoding undecaprenyl-diphosphate phosphatase, whose translation is MYCPGFVLGGLGVSETLLSQKVTGLEPLGGVEPATATQSLTWFQGLILGMVQGLTEFLPISSTAHLKVVPVLLGWGDPGVAFTAIIQLGSIAAVLWYFWGDLVTLAQGTGEALRTQDFQKQEFRMSLGIVLGTLPILVCGLAIKVWVKDFDNSPLRSLISIATVSIVMALLLGAAERWGSRQRDFTALTLGDGILMGFAQALAIMPGVSRSGSTLTAGLWMGLERAAAARFSFLLGIPAITLAGLVELKDLLDTGMSQADWIPVGVGLLSAAFFSYASIAWLLRFLQTQNTWVFVWYRLAFGVAIGAIALSGLR
- a CDS encoding TIGR03279 family radical SAM protein, with the translated sequence MSDRTVQPATISQVIPDSIAAEMGFEPGDRLVSINGTTPRDLIDYRFLCGDEFLELEVLDRGGRSHQIEIEKDYDEDLGLAFETALFDGLIQCNNRCPFCFIDQQPPGKRASLYLKDDDYRLSFLYGSYLTLTNLTPAEWDRIDRLRLSPLYVSVHATEPAVRTRLLKNPRAGQIREHLAWFRDHELPVHTQVVVCPDINDGVHLDRTLRDLAALHQGEVPGVLSAAVVPVGLTRFRPSADELRPVTPADATAVIAQVQALQAEFLRDYGTRLAWLADEWFLIAGQPLPPVAIYEDFPQLEDGVGSIRSFLQSFMAATQALPAHVHPPRRLTWVVGNVVEQAFGPIADRLNGVAGLSVTLVGLASDYWGQALTVTGLLTGQDLVAGLQDRDLGEGLLLPSVMLQQGTLDRGDDRRFLDDRTVAEVAAALGIPILICDGIEELLEHCGLQPSHSLGIAPANIDPGSESQQ